The following proteins come from a genomic window of Paenibacillus sp. CAA11:
- a CDS encoding carbohydrate ABC transporter permease, translating to MRQFVKQWNKHKYPYFFIAPAVLLLLVFSIIPIIIALIISFTDMDLLGLADYANISSVGFDNYLNIFKDPVFIKSIYNTAFYVLIGVPLVVIFAMAVAMLLNYGTSKLFKAFRVIYYMPSITNIVAVAVVWGYLYNGSYGLFNYILSWFGIPAQEWLQDPNLAKPALILLALWKSIGLNMIIFLAALQGIPRSYYEAAEIDGATGWKKIRHITIPLLSFATFFVTITTLIGWIQFFEEPLVMTKGGPLNATMSMALFIYNNGFQLSNFGYAAAGSFVLFIIIILATIVQFAVRKKEVEY from the coding sequence ATGCGGCAATTCGTGAAACAATGGAACAAACATAAATATCCGTACTTCTTTATTGCTCCGGCTGTGCTGTTGCTGCTCGTGTTTTCGATCATACCGATCATCATTGCGCTGATCATCAGCTTTACGGATATGGACTTGCTCGGGCTTGCCGATTACGCAAATATATCCTCAGTCGGGTTTGACAACTATTTGAACATCTTTAAAGACCCTGTCTTTATAAAATCAATTTACAATACAGCCTTTTATGTACTTATTGGAGTGCCGCTGGTTGTTATTTTTGCCATGGCGGTGGCGATGCTGCTGAATTACGGCACAAGCAAGCTGTTCAAGGCTTTTCGCGTCATTTATTACATGCCTTCTATCACCAATATTGTGGCGGTAGCTGTAGTCTGGGGCTATTTGTATAATGGCTCGTACGGTCTCTTCAACTATATTCTGTCTTGGTTCGGAATTCCGGCACAGGAATGGCTGCAGGACCCAAATCTGGCTAAGCCTGCGCTGATTCTGCTCGCCCTGTGGAAATCCATCGGCCTGAACATGATCATCTTTCTGGCTGCGCTTCAAGGTATTCCGCGATCCTATTATGAGGCGGCTGAGATTGATGGAGCAACCGGATGGAAGAAGATTCGGCATATTACGATTCCGCTGCTCAGCTTTGCAACCTTCTTTGTGACCATTACGACCTTGATCGGATGGATTCAGTTCTTCGAAGAGCCGCTGGTCATGACGAAGGGCGGTCCGCTGAATGCGACGATGTCTATGGCGCTATTTATTTACAATAATGGCTTCCAGCTCAGCAATTTCGGTTATGCTGCAGCAGGCTCATTCGTCCTGTTCATTATTATCATTCTGGCAAC
- a CDS encoding sugar ABC transporter substrate-binding protein, whose product MKKKTWLVTLAALLAFSMVVVGCGSNNSESGSGDSKTLKVWFMGTSESVAPVAKMYEEANPGIKVDVQAIPWDSAHDKLLTAVASKNGPDVIQMGTTWIPEFANAGALLDMAPYIEKHPSLKADNFFDGAVETTKYDGKTYGVPWYVETRALFYRTDLLGEVGYPEGPKTWDELKDASRKLVAKGGKGHYALPIEAKDQVYTALYAWQNGSDIIDSNRQPLFNKPEYVEAINFLKSFYDEGLSPKGNDLDTVAAFKDGTLPMYISGPWMIQTTKEKDPEIDGKWTVTTLPSKKTNTSSIGGSDLSIFKYSKNPEEAAKFISFLTEEKAQLKYYETSNSLPALKSAWNNEQFKDPMIAAFGKQLENTRPAPQIKEWETIAQAAIASFEKITIGGADTQAELDKLNEKANEILGNK is encoded by the coding sequence ATGAAGAAAAAAACCTGGCTGGTTACTCTGGCCGCATTGCTTGCTTTTTCGATGGTAGTTGTCGGCTGTGGTTCGAACAATTCCGAATCCGGAAGCGGCGATTCCAAAACGCTGAAGGTATGGTTTATGGGGACTTCGGAAAGTGTGGCTCCGGTTGCAAAAATGTACGAGGAAGCTAACCCTGGTATTAAGGTCGATGTACAGGCAATTCCTTGGGATTCCGCGCATGATAAGCTGCTGACGGCTGTCGCATCAAAGAATGGCCCGGACGTGATCCAAATGGGGACAACTTGGATTCCTGAGTTCGCAAATGCAGGCGCACTTCTCGATATGGCTCCATATATCGAGAAACATCCGAGCCTTAAGGCGGATAACTTCTTCGATGGCGCTGTAGAAACTACTAAATACGATGGCAAAACCTATGGAGTGCCTTGGTATGTAGAAACCCGCGCGCTCTTCTACCGTACGGATCTGCTGGGTGAGGTTGGTTATCCTGAAGGGCCAAAGACTTGGGATGAGCTGAAGGATGCGTCCAGAAAACTGGTAGCCAAGGGTGGAAAAGGACATTACGCCTTGCCGATCGAAGCCAAGGACCAGGTTTATACTGCTCTTTACGCATGGCAAAATGGCAGTGACATCATTGACAGCAACCGCCAGCCTTTGTTCAACAAGCCGGAATATGTAGAAGCGATCAACTTCCTGAAGAGCTTCTATGATGAAGGTCTGTCCCCTAAAGGAAATGACCTGGATACTGTAGCTGCATTTAAAGACGGCACGCTCCCAATGTATATCAGCGGTCCGTGGATGATTCAGACAACGAAAGAGAAAGATCCAGAGATTGACGGCAAGTGGACGGTAACAACACTGCCTTCGAAGAAGACCAATACTTCTTCTATCGGCGGATCGGACTTGTCTATCTTCAAGTATAGTAAGAACCCTGAGGAAGCTGCCAAGTTCATCTCTTTCTTGACCGAAGAGAAGGCACAGCTGAAATACTACGAAACCTCCAACTCGCTTCCGGCTCTTAAGAGTGCATGGAACAATGAACAGTTCAAAGATCCGATGATCGCTGCATTTGGTAAACAGCTGGAGAATACTCGTCCTGCTCCACAAATTAAGGAATGGGAGACCATTGCGCAAGCGGCAATTGCTTCCTTTGAGAAGATCACGATTGGCGGAGCGGATACGCAGGCCGAATTGGATAAGCTGAACGAGAAGGCGAACGAAATACTCGGGAACAAGTAA
- the asnB gene encoding asparagine synthase (glutamine-hydrolyzing) — protein MCGITGFIEWERDLTQDSELLLNMTETLSKRGPDAQGTWISNPCAFGHRRLSVMDPENGAQPMVAHEDELVFTVVYNGEIYNAPELRRELQRLGRTFRTQCDTEVLLQAYIEWGPGCVDRLNGIFAFAVWDSAKNHVFFARDRLGVKPLFYSEQTGLLIFGSEPKAILQHPKVEAVVDAEGLAEVFAVGPARTPGHGVFKQLKELRPGHCMIYSRDGLRIYPYWKLESKPHEESVEETAARLRELLTDTVERQLISDVPVCTLLSGGLDSSALTSLAVQYYNRTGQGKVHTYSVDYVGNDQHFKEHSFQPGADGPWIARMVEELGTKHHYVQVDTEVLVKALDDSTRARDLPGMADVDASLLLFCEEIKRGATVAISGEAADEIFGGYPWFHRDELRNAGTFPWSVATDLRASWLSAETREWIRPLEYVNRRYEEALAEVPALDGEDEEAAKMRILSYLNITRFMPTLLDRKDRMSMAAGLEVRVPYCDHRLVEYVWNIPWDVKTTGGREKGILRKALEGVLPDDVLYRKKSPYPKTHHPAYLEAVRIQALAVLDDSSSPILPFIDADKIRELAGSPEASSNLPWFGQLMSGPQLFAYIAQVNYWLKNYRISIR, from the coding sequence ATGTGCGGAATAACAGGATTTATAGAATGGGAACGGGATCTGACTCAAGATTCCGAGCTCTTGCTGAATATGACGGAAACCTTATCCAAGCGAGGTCCTGATGCCCAAGGCACCTGGATCTCAAATCCCTGCGCTTTCGGTCATCGGCGCCTCAGTGTCATGGACCCCGAGAACGGAGCCCAGCCCATGGTGGCCCATGAGGACGAGCTGGTCTTCACTGTCGTATATAATGGTGAAATTTACAATGCACCTGAACTGCGGCGGGAGCTTCAGCGCCTTGGACGAACATTTCGGACACAATGCGATACAGAAGTTCTGCTGCAAGCTTATATTGAATGGGGACCTGGCTGTGTCGACCGCCTGAACGGAATTTTCGCCTTCGCTGTTTGGGACAGTGCGAAGAACCATGTCTTTTTTGCCCGGGATCGGCTTGGGGTAAAGCCCCTGTTCTATAGTGAGCAAACTGGCCTCCTCATCTTCGGTTCTGAGCCCAAAGCTATTCTTCAGCATCCTAAGGTTGAAGCTGTCGTAGATGCGGAAGGGCTGGCCGAAGTTTTCGCCGTGGGTCCGGCAAGAACACCGGGGCATGGAGTATTCAAGCAGCTGAAGGAGCTGCGGCCAGGACACTGCATGATTTACAGCCGGGATGGTCTCCGCATCTATCCTTATTGGAAGCTGGAAAGCAAGCCTCATGAGGAGAGTGTAGAGGAGACTGCAGCCCGCCTTCGCGAGCTTCTTACCGATACGGTGGAGCGGCAGCTCATATCCGATGTCCCCGTCTGCACTCTGCTGTCCGGCGGACTGGATTCAAGTGCCCTCACGTCTCTTGCGGTTCAATATTATAACCGGACCGGACAGGGCAAGGTGCATACCTATTCCGTAGATTATGTGGGAAATGACCAGCATTTTAAGGAGCATAGCTTTCAGCCGGGGGCGGATGGTCCCTGGATCGCACGCATGGTAGAAGAGCTGGGAACTAAGCATCATTACGTCCAAGTGGATACGGAGGTCTTGGTTAAAGCGCTCGATGACTCGACCCGTGCCCGTGATCTCCCGGGGATGGCAGATGTTGACGCGTCTTTGCTGCTTTTTTGCGAAGAGATTAAGCGGGGAGCTACCGTAGCCATCTCAGGGGAAGCCGCTGACGAGATCTTTGGCGGATACCCTTGGTTTCACAGAGATGAACTGAGAAATGCCGGAACTTTCCCGTGGTCAGTAGCGACAGACCTTCGGGCCAGCTGGCTTTCTGCCGAGACCAGAGAATGGATTCGTCCGCTGGAGTATGTTAACAGGCGCTATGAAGAAGCTTTAGCCGAGGTTCCCGCGCTGGACGGAGAAGATGAGGAAGCGGCCAAGATGCGGATTCTGTCTTATCTTAATATCACCCGGTTTATGCCGACCCTGCTTGATCGCAAAGACCGGATGAGTATGGCCGCAGGCCTGGAGGTTCGGGTTCCCTACTGCGATCACCGCCTTGTTGAATATGTCTGGAATATCCCTTGGGACGTTAAAACGACTGGCGGCCGCGAGAAGGGCATTCTCCGCAAAGCGTTGGAAGGCGTGCTGCCAGATGATGTCTTGTACCGCAAGAAGAGCCCTTATCCTAAGACACACCACCCGGCTTATCTGGAAGCCGTAAGAATTCAGGCTCTTGCCGTGCTCGATGACAGTTCTTCTCCGATCCTCCCGTTCATCGATGCCGATAAAATCCGTGAGCTTGCCGGAAGCCCAGAAGCCTCCTCCAACCTGCCCTGGTTCGGGCAGCTGATGTCCGGCCCGCAGCTGTTCGCTTATATCGCTCAAGTTAATTACTGGCTCAAGAATTACCGGATTTCTATCCGCTAA
- a CDS encoding XTP/dITP diphosphatase, producing MTQDSNIIIATRNKGKAREFAHALEFLGRAVKSLHDYPEAPDVVEDGTTFAENARKKAKEVGDALGVPVLADDSGLCVDRLDGAPGVYSARYAGEGASDQDNNEKLLWKLEELSEGEDTEQPLLSSARFVCHLAYYDPATGQFTEATGEVEGWITSEPSGCGGFGYDPLFYIPEFGKTMAELTLEEKQAISHRGRALERLKEQLRTL from the coding sequence ATGACACAGGATTCCAATATAATCATTGCGACGCGGAATAAGGGCAAGGCCCGAGAATTTGCACATGCCCTGGAATTTCTCGGCCGGGCGGTAAAGAGTCTGCATGATTATCCAGAAGCACCGGATGTGGTTGAGGATGGAACCACCTTTGCAGAGAATGCCCGCAAGAAGGCAAAGGAAGTGGGGGATGCCTTAGGGGTTCCTGTGCTTGCCGATGATTCCGGGCTTTGTGTAGACCGGCTGGATGGAGCTCCTGGTGTCTATTCAGCACGGTATGCAGGAGAAGGGGCTTCCGATCAAGACAACAACGAGAAGTTGCTGTGGAAGCTGGAGGAGCTGTCCGAGGGAGAGGATACGGAGCAGCCTCTGTTAAGCTCGGCCCGCTTTGTCTGTCATCTGGCTTACTATGACCCGGCCACAGGGCAGTTTACGGAAGCTACGGGAGAAGTAGAAGGCTGGATTACCTCAGAACCGTCCGGGTGTGGCGGATTTGGCTATGATCCGCTGTTCTACATTCCGGAATTCGGCAAGACGATGGCAGAGCTAACCCTAGAGGAGAAGCAGGCTATCAGCCATCGCGGCCGGGCGCTGGAACGCCTGAAGGAACAGCTTAGAACGTTGTAA
- the rph gene encoding ribonuclease PH: MRIDGRSVDQRRPMNFKVQVNKYAEGSVYIEAGDTKVLCTATIEEKVPPFMKGQGKGWVTAEYSMLPRATQTRNQREAARGKLTGRTMEIQRLIGRALRSVVNLQAMGERSVLIDCDVLQADGGTRTTSITGAFVAMAIAMNKLAQKHNLPTFPINDYLASVSVGVVGEALLLDLNYEEDSKAKVDMNVVMTGEGKFVEVQGTGEENPFSREELNGMLELAEKGIREMILQQREALGSIADKIGSQAERS; this comes from the coding sequence ATGAGAATAGACGGGCGCAGCGTCGATCAACGCAGGCCGATGAATTTCAAGGTCCAGGTTAATAAGTATGCAGAGGGCTCCGTGTACATTGAAGCAGGAGATACGAAGGTACTGTGTACGGCTACTATAGAAGAGAAGGTCCCACCCTTCATGAAGGGGCAGGGGAAAGGCTGGGTAACCGCTGAATATTCGATGCTTCCCCGTGCCACCCAGACGCGTAACCAGCGGGAGGCTGCTCGGGGCAAGCTGACTGGCAGAACGATGGAGATTCAGCGGCTGATTGGCCGGGCTCTGCGTTCTGTTGTAAATCTTCAGGCCATGGGAGAGCGCAGCGTCTTAATTGATTGTGATGTGCTTCAGGCCGATGGAGGTACCCGGACGACCTCGATTACCGGAGCTTTTGTCGCGATGGCTATAGCTATGAATAAGCTGGCCCAGAAACACAACCTCCCGACGTTCCCAATTAACGATTATTTGGCTTCTGTTAGCGTTGGAGTCGTAGGTGAGGCGCTCTTGCTTGACCTCAATTATGAGGAAGACTCTAAGGCCAAGGTAGATATGAATGTGGTGATGACCGGAGAGGGTAAATTCGTTGAGGTACAGGGTACCGGAGAAGAGAATCCATTTTCCAGAGAAGAGCTGAATGGAATGCTTGAGCTAGCTGAGAAAGGGATTCGCGAGATGATTCTCCAGCAGCGTGAGGCGCTGGGCAGTATTGCTGACAAAATTGGAAGCCAGGCGGAGAGGTCATAA
- a CDS encoding GerMN domain-containing protein: MKVLPYLRPAATAGILALLLSGCSFPGASPSAQIDPPPADVEAQMLSGLEDQVHLELSAKDETLTTVYVSNGQGLLVPVAIPLSSSQKDKRTLALQALVKNGPYQTKLPAGFTAVLPEGTEVQSLTVKEDEKLAVVEFTKPFAGYEAKDERKIIEAITWTLTSDPQVQNVEIWVEGQRLNEMPVDHTPLAHPLNRSAGINLELDQNVSLAQTRPVTLYFTATSSSGDPYFVPVTRLVPAGGDPVQAALGELLRGPLGENGLEEVLTTGAKLESVKTSKEGVVTVSLKDEMFENGDKLPAQMLQSVVLTVTENAKGSKVRIQLNGSEEVIGSDNQRYSDPVSKPAVINNLPV; this comes from the coding sequence ATGAAAGTATTACCCTACCTGCGCCCTGCTGCGACTGCTGGAATTCTGGCGCTCCTGCTGTCAGGGTGCAGCTTTCCCGGCGCAAGTCCGTCTGCCCAGATTGACCCGCCTCCGGCAGATGTGGAAGCGCAGATGCTCAGCGGGTTGGAGGATCAGGTTCATCTGGAGCTCTCCGCCAAGGATGAGACGCTTACGACAGTTTATGTCAGTAATGGACAAGGGTTGCTTGTCCCTGTAGCGATTCCGCTGTCTTCCAGTCAGAAAGATAAGCGTACTTTGGCTCTGCAAGCACTGGTTAAGAACGGACCGTATCAGACCAAGCTTCCGGCCGGCTTTACCGCCGTACTCCCGGAGGGAACGGAGGTACAGTCGCTTACGGTTAAAGAGGATGAGAAGCTTGCTGTGGTTGAATTTACCAAGCCATTTGCAGGTTATGAAGCCAAAGATGAACGTAAAATAATAGAGGCCATCACTTGGACTTTAACCAGTGATCCCCAGGTTCAGAACGTGGAGATTTGGGTTGAAGGCCAGAGACTTAACGAAATGCCGGTAGATCATACTCCGTTGGCCCATCCACTCAACCGGTCGGCAGGCATTAATCTGGAGCTGGATCAGAACGTCAGCCTAGCTCAGACCCGGCCGGTGACTTTGTATTTTACAGCTACCTCATCGAGCGGTGATCCTTACTTCGTGCCAGTCACGCGGCTGGTACCTGCGGGAGGAGATCCGGTTCAAGCCGCGCTTGGTGAGCTGCTTCGCGGTCCTCTTGGCGAAAATGGCCTGGAAGAGGTTCTGACGACCGGAGCCAAGCTGGAATCGGTTAAGACGTCCAAAGAGGGTGTCGTTACCGTATCTCTCAAGGACGAGATGTTTGAGAACGGAGACAAGCTTCCGGCCCAAATGCTGCAATCCGTTGTACTGACCGTAACAGAAAACGCCAAGGGAAGCAAAGTTAGGATTCAGCTGAACGGCAGCGAAGAGGTGATCGGCAGCGATAATCAGCGTTATAGTGATCCGGTATCGAAGCCAGCTGTGATCAACAATCTCCCTGTATAA
- a CDS encoding phosphatidylglycerophosphatase A family protein, whose translation MEQAKQPYSLNSKKVADATRSWLHKRGIKIEEIAELVMLLQQKYYPELTMEECIHNVEQVLTKREVQNAVLTGIQLDLMAEQGQLIPELQDMIEHDEGLYGVDEILAFSIVNVYGSIGFTNYGYIDKLKPGVLERLNDKSLGPINTFLDDIVGAVAASASSRIAHRKQAEREKARGEDTLDAER comes from the coding sequence ATGGAACAGGCGAAACAGCCATACAGTCTGAACAGTAAGAAGGTGGCGGACGCTACTCGGAGCTGGCTGCACAAGCGCGGCATCAAGATCGAAGAAATTGCCGAGCTCGTCATGCTCCTGCAGCAGAAGTATTACCCGGAGCTGACCATGGAGGAGTGCATCCACAATGTGGAGCAGGTTCTGACCAAACGCGAGGTGCAAAATGCAGTGCTGACCGGCATTCAGCTGGACCTGATGGCCGAACAGGGTCAGCTGATCCCCGAGCTGCAGGACATGATTGAACATGATGAAGGATTGTACGGCGTTGATGAAATACTAGCCTTCTCGATCGTGAATGTCTACGGCAGTATCGGATTCACCAATTACGGCTATATCGACAAGCTAAAGCCGGGGGTACTGGAACGGCTGAACGATAAAAGCCTTGGTCCAATCAACACCTTCCTCGATGACATTGTCGGGGCAGTCGCTGCCTCTGCAAGCAGCCGGATTGCCCACCGCAAACAGGCGGAGCGGGAGAAGGCGCGCGGAGAAGATACGCTGGACGCGGAGAGATAG
- a CDS encoding MBL fold metallo-hydrolase → MILPEWVNWEDGKLVQVRISLSSPLRWVNSYLLYGEDGRITLVDPGPRSPQIEAEWREVCRALQIVPQQISSIVVTHHHPDHYGLAGWMQQRTGAAVRMSRRCQQEAELMWGKNSRMNDELPLLYRRHGLPDELMLPMLRHLEGFFSEVHPAPQVSYIAEGEGFEMGGRSWIPYETGGHASGHLSFYDPASGSLLCGDAVLPQISPNISYLPGGDPAPLRSFLAGLKKIEPLMVTRAYPGHRHPFTHYKERIAALLQHHEDRLNRLIGLLAGGPLTAYELHLLLFGSKLTLHQLRFAMSEVLAHLVELEHRERVSQDWGRGDVLRYRLAD, encoded by the coding sequence ATGATACTGCCGGAATGGGTAAACTGGGAGGACGGGAAGCTGGTACAGGTGCGAATTTCGCTCTCTTCACCGCTGCGCTGGGTGAACAGCTATCTGCTCTATGGGGAGGATGGCCGGATCACCCTTGTAGATCCAGGACCCCGCTCACCACAGATAGAAGCGGAATGGAGGGAGGTATGCCGTGCCCTCCAGATCGTTCCTCAGCAGATCTCATCCATTGTGGTGACTCACCACCACCCGGATCATTACGGGCTGGCCGGCTGGATGCAGCAGCGCACGGGCGCAGCCGTCCGGATGTCCCGCAGGTGTCAGCAGGAAGCAGAACTCATGTGGGGGAAGAATTCCCGGATGAACGATGAGCTGCCTTTGTTGTACCGCAGACATGGGCTGCCCGACGAATTGATGCTGCCGATGCTTCGGCATCTGGAAGGGTTCTTCTCTGAAGTGCACCCTGCCCCGCAAGTCAGCTATATTGCGGAAGGTGAAGGCTTTGAAATGGGCGGCCGCAGCTGGATTCCTTACGAAACCGGAGGACATGCCTCCGGACATTTGTCCTTCTATGATCCGGCTTCCGGCAGTCTGCTCTGCGGGGATGCTGTGCTGCCCCAGATTTCCCCGAATATCAGCTATCTTCCGGGCGGAGATCCTGCACCGCTTCGTTCATTCCTAGCGGGGCTAAAGAAGATTGAGCCGCTCATGGTAACCAGAGCGTATCCCGGCCACCGGCATCCGTTCACCCATTACAAGGAACGAATTGCCGCACTGCTCCAGCATCACGAGGACCGGCTTAACCGCCTCATCGGACTTCTGGCAGGGGGTCCGCTCACGGCTTACGAGCTTCACCTGCTTCTCTTTGGCAGCAAGCTTACGCTGCATCAGCTCCGCTTTGCCATGTCCGAGGTGCTGGCTCATCTGGTGGAGCTGGAGCATCGGGAACGGGTTAGCCAAGATTGGGGACGAGGGGACGTCTTGCGTTATAGACTAGCGGATTGA
- a CDS encoding class I SAM-dependent methyltransferase, with the protein MAEWYEQSFGEDYLLVYKHRDVQGAKREVHQMIGWLGLPEGSKVLDLCCGMGRHSMALHEAGFEVTGVDLSDVLLREARENDPKGLVRWLKSDMRKLPFDGPFDAVVNLFTSFGYFERDEEHVQVLREIYRVLKPGGKFIIDFLNPAYTIARLVPSSERIDEGQRIREKRSIEDGYVKKRIEITAAEGEPGEPRHYLERIKLYPRERFEQMLAEAGLTLEAIHGNYNEESYDPESSPRMIMVGFRK; encoded by the coding sequence ATGGCTGAATGGTATGAACAAAGCTTTGGAGAAGATTACCTGCTGGTATATAAACATCGTGATGTACAGGGCGCCAAGCGGGAGGTTCATCAAATGATCGGTTGGCTCGGATTGCCAGAGGGCTCGAAAGTGCTCGATCTGTGTTGTGGCATGGGGCGGCATTCCATGGCACTGCATGAGGCGGGCTTTGAGGTGACCGGCGTCGATCTCTCTGACGTCCTGCTTCGGGAAGCGCGGGAGAATGACCCGAAGGGACTTGTGAGATGGCTGAAATCGGACATGCGGAAGCTTCCATTCGACGGGCCTTTTGACGCCGTGGTGAATCTGTTCACTTCATTCGGCTATTTCGAGCGGGACGAAGAACATGTCCAGGTGCTGCGGGAAATATACCGAGTTCTTAAGCCAGGCGGGAAATTTATTATAGACTTCTTAAACCCGGCTTATACCATAGCCCGGCTTGTACCCAGCTCAGAACGGATCGACGAGGGACAGAGAATTCGTGAGAAGCGCAGCATCGAGGATGGGTATGTGAAGAAGCGGATTGAAATTACGGCTGCAGAAGGGGAGCCGGGAGAGCCGAGACACTATCTGGAGCGGATTAAGCTGTACCCCCGGGAACGCTTCGAACAGATGCTTGCGGAGGCTGGATTGACCCTGGAGGCCATCCATGGCAATTATAACGAGGAGAGCTATGATCCGGAGAGCTCACCGCGTATGATCATGGTAGGCTTTCGCAAATGA
- a CDS encoding peptidyl-prolyl cis-trans isomerase, which yields MTEEKKDPQDTQPEAAEPLNESQSETTETTKNTENTDTSSAVNEPATGSGQEAPKSETEEVGQTEENTSVLVPEGEALASISATEGTDHPAAEEESTKRGGSQVWIGISLLLAVLLVISLVKNPFGQSDAKTVVATVNGEDITKDKLYDKLVEAGGTQTLSGMIDEELVRQEMEKEKLQITDADIKKEKDFYLKQFGSDEALSQVLAQYGMSEEDFNEQLKKEAQIRKLLEPKVTVTDDEIKQYFEANKEAMNTPEQAKFSSILVATQPEAEAIIKELKGGADFAKLAKEKSIDTTTKDKGGDLGYVSKGTQDAAFDEAAFKLKKGEISGAIKSDAGFQVLKMTDYKQAHTATLEEKKAEIKDMIVTQKVSEKATTWLADLKSKAKITNTLENKANEKAAAAPAK from the coding sequence ATGACAGAAGAAAAAAAGGACCCGCAGGATACTCAGCCAGAGGCCGCGGAGCCGTTGAATGAGAGTCAGTCCGAAACTACAGAAACTACAAAGAATACAGAGAATACAGATACGTCATCTGCAGTAAATGAACCCGCTACTGGGTCTGGGCAGGAAGCACCAAAGTCTGAAACAGAAGAAGTAGGCCAAACTGAGGAGAACACTTCAGTATTGGTGCCAGAAGGAGAGGCCTTGGCCTCAATTTCTGCCACGGAGGGCACAGATCACCCGGCAGCTGAAGAAGAGTCAACCAAGCGCGGCGGCAGCCAGGTATGGATCGGCATTTCGCTGCTGCTCGCTGTGCTGCTGGTCATTTCGCTTGTGAAGAATCCGTTCGGTCAAAGCGATGCCAAGACGGTTGTAGCTACCGTTAACGGAGAAGATATTACGAAGGACAAGCTGTACGACAAGTTGGTTGAGGCAGGCGGCACGCAGACGCTTAGCGGCATGATTGATGAAGAGCTGGTCCGCCAAGAGATGGAGAAAGAGAAGCTGCAGATTACGGACGCTGATATCAAGAAGGAGAAGGACTTCTATTTGAAGCAATTCGGCTCCGATGAAGCGCTGAGTCAGGTGCTTGCACAATATGGGATGAGCGAGGAAGACTTTAATGAGCAGCTGAAGAAAGAAGCTCAAATCCGGAAGCTGCTTGAACCGAAGGTTACAGTGACGGATGATGAGATCAAGCAGTATTTTGAGGCAAACAAGGAAGCTATGAATACACCGGAGCAAGCGAAGTTCTCCAGCATTCTGGTGGCTACACAGCCGGAAGCCGAGGCAATTATCAAGGAGCTTAAGGGCGGAGCGGACTTTGCCAAGCTGGCAAAAGAGAAATCCATTGATACAACAACTAAGGACAAGGGTGGAGATCTGGGTTATGTCAGCAAGGGAACTCAGGATGCAGCTTTTGATGAGGCCGCATTTAAGCTGAAGAAAGGCGAAATCAGCGGAGCTATTAAGTCTGACGCTGGCTTCCAGGTTCTTAAAATGACCGATTACAAGCAAGCACATACAGCTACACTTGAAGAGAAGAAAGCTGAGATCAAAGATATGATCGTAACTCAGAAGGTTTCCGAGAAGGCTACAACTTGGCTGGCCGATCTCAAATCGAAAGCCAAGATCACAAATACGCTTGAAAATAAAGCGAATGAGAAAGCAGCGGCCGCTCCTGCGAAGTAA